In a single window of the Prinia subflava isolate CZ2003 ecotype Zambia chromosome 3, Cam_Psub_1.2, whole genome shotgun sequence genome:
- the ADGRG7 gene encoding LOW QUALITY PROTEIN: adhesion G-protein coupled receptor G7 (The sequence of the model RefSeq protein was modified relative to this genomic sequence to represent the inferred CDS: inserted 6 bases in 4 codons; substituted 6 bases at 6 genomic stop codons): MPNYGVIDIIHKVYWKPMYTLVAVSFPFQIKHTFSSHCLLVPISVSVAVFSPCSPNPSYDTSELQLHNHACVFWDYTVNXCRCNHTTHFAFCWXGIAFQIKYKYAKPLDYISYIGVGLSMASLVITILFHILTMKTQNLSVKWMLVSLCFSMLIFNITSGIENRTARKXRNDTTRCYQQYLPYDASSAXLTSDMVDPPADSWCMAVAVLLHYFLLAAFLWSALXALLYLSLLKAMXPLPGRFLVTMSVIGWGTEICWLAALDQNQNFSVXKPTLWSFLLPAALILLFNILIFIRISISVIWKKMNLNKKDSLTKNMISIISIVVVLSITXIGYFKLISHEKTCLAFCFLFCILNAAQVSLYLHSKPXSVSKSQPEKHSXETFRSTQTFSDNISLSSFPNQNQKPANM; the protein is encoded by the exons ATGCCAAATTACGGTGTTATTGATATCATTCATAAGGTTTACTGGAAACCCATGTATACCTTAGTAGCTGTCAGCTTCCCTTTCCAAATCAAACACACTTTCAGTTCACACTGTTTGCTGGTGCCTATCTCTGTTTCTGTAgctgttttttctccttgcagTCCCAATCCCTCGTATGACACATCTGAACTACAGCTGCATAATCATGCCTGTGTCTTTTGGGATTACACTGTAA GATGCAGGTGTAATCACACCactcattttgctttctgttggTAGGGCATT GCATTTcagataaaatataaatatgcaaaGCCTTTGGATTATATTTCTTATATTGGTGTTGGATTGTCCATGGCTAGTCTGGTTATTACCATTTTGTTTCACATACTCACTAT GAAAACTCAAAACTTATCAGTAAAGTGGATGTTAGTGAGTCTGTGCTTTTCTATGCTCATTTTTAACATCACCTCTGGAATTGAAAACCGGACTGCCAGGAAGTGAAGGAATGATACCACCAGATGCTACCAGCAATACCTTCCTTATGATGCCTCCAGTGC ACTCACCTCTGACATGGTGGATCCCCCTGCAGACTCCTGGTGCATGGCTGTGGCTGTCCTACTGCACTATTTCTTGTTGGCAGCATTTCTGTGGTCAGCAC CTGCACTGTTGTACTTATCACTGCTCAAAGCCATGTAGCCGCTGCCTGGACGTTTCCTTGTAACCATGTCAGTGATTGGATGGG GTACTGAAAT TTGCTGGCTTGCAGCCCTGGACCAAAATCAGAATTTCAGTGTGTAAAAGCCCACTTTGTGGTCATTCCTCTTGCCAGCAGCACTCATACTTCTGTTTAATATCTTGATCTTCATCAGGATCAGTATCTCTGTGATATGGAAGAAGATGAATTT GAATAAAAAGGATTCATTAACAAAAAATATGATTAGCATTATCTCTATAGTGGTAGTGCTCAGCATCAC AATTGGCTACTTCAAGTTAATAAGTCATGAAAAAAcatgtcttgctttctgctttctgttttgcattttgaatgCTGCCCAG gtaTCACTGTATCTGCATTCAAAACCATAAAGTGTTTCAAAATCACAGCCTGAAAAACATTCATAGGAAACTTTCAGATCAACCCAGACTTTTTCAGACAATATTTCCTTGTCTAGTTTCCCTAACCAGAACCAGAAACCTGCAAACATGTGA